CGGTTCCACCCGGACGAACGACAGCGGGAACCGCGTGCCCGGCTCGCCGCGCGGCGACGCGGACCCGCGTGCCCCCGGTTTGAACCGGGCGATGTCGTTCTCGTCCACATCGACGCGCACGTTCAGCCGGCCCACCGTGCCCAGCACGATAATTGCCTGCCCCGACGCGGCACTGACGTACTCGCCCGGTCGGACGCTCACCTGGAGCACCCGAAACTCGACCAAGTCGCTCTCCGGAATTGGGTTGCGGGTGCGATCGGTTCCCGGTCGGCGCACGCGCGGCGCGGTCACGTGAAGGCGGTCCAGTTCGGTGCGCGTTTGGTCGCACTGTGCCCGGGCCTGCGTCAGCGCGGCGCGCGACACCGCGATATCGAACTTCCACGCCCCGGCGCGCGTCAAATCGAGCGCGGCCTCGGACTGGCGGAGTTGTGCCCGAGCCACCTCGACGGCCATTTGCCGCACCTCGAACGTTTCAGTGGCCCCAACCCCGCTGTCCGTTTCGCGCTTCGCACGCTCGAACTGCTTGAGCTTGTCGGTCAGGTTCGCCCGCGCTTCGAGCACTTTTGCTTCCAGCGGCGGAAGTTCCTCGCGCCGCGGCATTGCTTCCTGTTTTGCGAGTTGAGCAGCGGCACTGTCGCGTGCAGATTCGCGCACCGTAAGTTCGGCACTCATCTGTCGGTCGTCCAGGTCGAACAGCGGCTCGCCGGCGCGAATCCGGTCCTCCACGCGCACGTGAACCGCTTTCACCACTCCGGGAACGTGCGTGCCGACGGCGATGTTCTCCGTCTCCGGCTCGACGATCCCCGCCCCGGCCACTTGCTTGCCGAACGGCGACGTGCCCGGTTCCACCGGGGGGCTCACCGGCGGCGGCTTCTGCTGCGCCTTCGTCATCTGAAGGACCGCGAACGAGAACGCCACCACCGAGAGCGCGGGCAACAGGTATCGAATGACCACCACACACCTCCGTTCGGTTACGCGGGGACCGCGTGCGGTCGGGTTTCTACTTTTTCAATGCGTCCGTCGGCCATCGAAACGATGCGGTCGCCGAAGTCGTACACGCGGCTGTCGTGGGTCACCACCACCACCGCGCGATCGGGCTGAACGGCGACTTCCCGGATCAGTTCCATCACGGTGCGGCCGCTGGACGCATCGAGCGCCGCAGTGGGTTCATCGCACACCAGGAGCCGCGGGTGGTGGACCAGCGCACGGGCGATCGCGACCCGCTGCTGTTGCCCGCCGGAGAGTTGGTTCGGGTACGAGTTCAACCGTGCGCCCAACCCGACCGCGGTGAGCAACTCACCGGCCCGCGCCACCGCCTTCGCGCGGCTCCATCCGGCAATAAGCAACGGAACGCACGCATTTTCCGCCGCGGTGAGGGCGGGGAGCAGGTTGTACTGCTGGAACACGAACCCGATGTTGTCGCCGCGGAACCGCACCTTGCGCCCGTTGCGCATGAGGGTCAGGTTCTGGCCCAGCACGTCCACTTCTCCGCGCGTCGCGTCGAGCAACCCCGCGACGACCGAAATGAGCGTCGTCTTGCCACACCCGGACGGGCCGACGAGGAGTACCAGTTCGCCGTAAGGCAGGTCCAGGGTGATGTCGGCCAGCGCCACGGTCTTCGTGTCACCGGTGCCGAACTCCTTGGTCACCCCGCGGAGGGCAATTGCGGCTTCGGTCGCGGTCATGGGCGGCATCCTCGGGCCGACTGGTGTGTTTGTTCGCACGGCCGGTGTATTGTCCGGAGAGTAGTCCGCTCGCTCCGCGAGCGGGTCTTCGGCGCCAGCGTTATTAGGTGCGTCCTCTAGTTCGGGAGCCAACCGCTCGCGGAGCGAGCGGACTACTCTCCGGGGCTTCGACTTCCTGTGCTACAGGTGCGGCGCTCCGACTCGGGGGAGCAACCGCTCGCGGAGCGAGCGGACTACACTCCGGACACCGCCTGTTACCGGAACACGACCGCGGGTTCGAGAACCAGCACGCGGCGCAGGCTCACGGCGGCGGAGATCGTGATGATGACGGCCACCGCCCCCGCCGTAATCGCGAGCACCTGCCACGGGAAGTGGAACGCGGGCGGCGCGTTCGTCACCACGCGCTCGAACACGTACCCGAACAGTGCGGCGCCACCGACGCCGAGTCCGTACCCGATCGTGCCGACGACGATCGCCTGGAGCATAATCATCTGCACCAGGCGCAGGTTGCTCACGCCCATCGCCTTGAGCGAACCGAACTGCTTCAGGTTCTCGACCGTGAACAAGTAGAACGTCTGCCCGGCGATCGCGCACCCGACGAAGAACCCCAGCGCCACGGTGATGCCGAAGTTGATCGGGATACCGGTCCGCTTCAGGTAGTAGCCGATGGTGGTCCAGAAGAACTGCTCGTCGGTCAGCGCGCGCAGGTCGCCGGTCTGTTCCTCGATCCGCGAGCACAGTGTTTCTGGAGTAATGCCGTCTTCGGCCTTCGCCAAAATGAAGGTCAGCGTTTTCCGTTCCTGGGGGACGTATTTAACCGCTTGTGTGTAGGTGCAGTACAGGATCGGGAAGGTCTGGAACGTCGGGTTGCACTTCGCCAGGCCGACGATCACCGCGCGCTTGTCGTTCATCTCGATCGTCTTGCCCGGGCGGAACGGTTCCTTCCCGTAGAGGTAGCGCCAGCCGAACTCGTCCATGATGACCGCGTCCGGTCGGCGCAGGTCTTCCAGCTTGCCGTGGAGCAGCTTCCCCTGTTCGAGCGCCGGGGCGCCGACCAGCGTGGCGTCGTCCACGCCGAGGATGATGACCTGTTGGAAGTTGCCGTCGTCGAGCCGGGCGCGGCCCATGCCCTTGTACAGCCGCACGGCCCAGCGCACGCCCTCGACCCCGCGGACCCGGTACAGAGCGTTTTCCGAGAGCGGCTTGGTGTCGTCCACGAACTGCACGTTCCGGTCCATCACCCACAGGTCCGCGCCCTGGATGTCGCGGATCTGGCTCGTGGTGTTCCGCATCAGCCCGCAGAAGATCGCGCTCTGCTGGGCCATCAGGAGCGCGGCGAAGCTCACACCGAACACGATGCCGAGGTACTTCGCCTTGTCCCCGGTCAGCATCTTGAGCGCGACCCAGTTCATGTGTCACCCGTCACAGGTCGTGTGATCGAACGTCGGAACGGCTCTCGGTCACTTCTTGGCCTTCGACTTGCGGGTCGTTGCCGCGCCCGCACTCGATTCACCGATCGGGTCCGCGTGCCCCAGCGCCGCGAGCGAGAACCGGATCACGTGGTCCGCGACCGCCGTCGCATCGAGTGCGGCCACCGCTTCCTTACCGAAGATCAGTTCGGAAACCGGGCGGTTCTGCCGGTAGAAGAGGCACTGGCCGATGACACTGAACCCGGTCATGAGCAAGTTCTGTTCGTCGAGGTGCGGGAGCAGCTCTCGGAGGATCGCTCGCAGCGCGAACGCAACGGGCTGAATGAACTCGGAGACAACGACGTGGGCCGCTTTACCCGGGTCGGCCATCTCGCGCATCATCAACTTCATGGCCGACGCGCTGGCCGGGGTGTGCATCCGGGTAACCATCTCGCGGATGAACACACGCAGTTTTTCGACCGGCGGGGCGTCCGCCGGGATCGGGAACGAGTCCATCCGCGCCGCACAGACGTGTGCCCGCTTCACGCACTCGACGTACAGCTTTTCCTTGTCGCCGAAGTAGTAATTGACGGCCGCGATGTTGGCCCCGGCCGTGCGGCATATGTCGCGCACGGTGGCCCCCTCGAACCCGCGCTCGGCGAACGCATCCTGCGCGGCCGCGAGCAGGCGCTCGCGGGCGTCGGCTTCGTCGTCGGGGGGCGCGGACACGGGATCGGGTGTCATCGGAGGCCGCGGATGTTAAACAAGCGTTTCAATCGATTGATTGGAAGATATCAAACGTTTGTTTCATGTCAATCGGGAAATTCCAAAAGGTGGACGGCTCTCGCCCGCGCACGGTCGGGGCGCGTTATCTGCGGCCCGGGGCGCGGGGTGTTGATAAAATGTGAAGACCTGCCTACCATTCGGAGACTCCTCTCGTGCGCTTGTTCTCCCTCCTCGCTGCCATCTTGCTCGCGCTTCTGCTCCTCGCGCCAGACACCGTGGCCGAAGAGCCCGCGCGCCCGCGGCTCGTCGTGCTGGTCTACTTCGACCAGTTCCGCGGCGATTACCTCGAGCGCTGGAAGGACGAGTTCGGGGAGGGAGGGTTCGACCGCATCACCGGGGACGGCGCGTGGTTCCTGAACTGCCACTACCCCTACGCCTACACGGTTACCGCCGCGGGGCATGCGTCGGTCGCCACCGGGTGCGCGCCGGCCGTTCACGGCGTCATCGGGAACGACTGGTACGAGCGCTCCGTTGGGAAGTCCGTCAACTGCGTCGGGTCCGATCGCCACGAACAGGTTCCGGTGCGGACGCTCGAGGGCGCCGATAACGACGAGAAGAAGGGCGCGAAGGGCGGTGTGTCCCCGGACCGCATGCTTAAGCCGACTATCGCCGACGCCATCAAGTTGGGCACCGATGGGAAGGGAAAGGTCGTTGCGCTGTCGCTCAAGAACCGCGGCGCAGCGCTCCCGGGCGGGCGGGCACCGGACGCCTGTTACTGGATGGACGGCGGAACCGGCCTGTTCGTCACGTCCACGTACTACCGCGAGGTGCTGCACCCGTGGGTCGCGGAGTTCAACAAGACCAAGCCCGCCGAGCGCTGGCGCGGCAAGACGTGGGACCGGTTCCGCACCGACCTCGATTACGCCAAGTTGAGCGGCCCGGACGACATCGCGGGTGAGAGCAAGGGCGCCGCGGGCCAGGGGCGCGTGTTCCCGCACCCGTTCGAGCCGAAAGACCCGAAGACGAAGCCCGCGTACCTGAGCGCGGTCTATACCTCGCCGTTCGGGAACGAGTTGCTCCTCGATCTCGCCGAAAAAGCGATCGCGGCCGAGGGCCTCGGGACGGACGACGCCCCCGATTTGCTGTCGCTGAGCTTCTCATCGAACGACGCAGTCGGCCACGCCTGGGGGCCGGATTCACAGGAAGTGCTCGACGTGACGCTGCGCTCGGACCGCATCATGAAGCGGCTCCTGGACGTGCTCGATGCGAAGGTGGGGCGCGGGAAGTACGTTCTGGCGATGACGGCCGATCACGGCATCTGCCCGCTCCCGGAAGTGAGCCGCAAGCAGGGCAAGGACGCGGCCCGCGTGCAGCCCGCGCTCGCGGCGAAGGTCGAGGCGTTCCTGGTCGAGAAGTACGGGAAGGGCGCTGCGAAGTGGGTGGAGGCCGCGTCCGGTCCGTGGCTGTACCTGAACGCGAAGGCGGTGAAAGCGGCCGGGGTCAAACAGGCGGATGTTGAGGAGGAACTGGCCCGGTGGCTGGTGAAGCGCGACGGAGTGGAGGCCGCGTACACTCGAACGAGCCTCGTCGCGGGCGCCGGCCCCGTGGACGCAACGGGGCAGATGGTCGCGCGGTCGTTCCGTGCGGAGCGGAGCGGCGACGTGTACGTCCTGTTGAAGCCGTACCACCTCCCGACCGCGGTCCTCGATACGGGCACGACGCACGGGAGCCCGTGGGAGTACGACACGCACGTCCCGCTGGTCGTCTACGGCGCGGGCGTGACCCCGGGCATGCGCAAGGAGCGCGTGACCCCGCTCGCGATGGCCGCGATCCTGTCGACGGCCGCGGGGGTGAAGCCCCCGACCGGGGCGACCGCGCCCGTACCGACCGGGCTGTTTACCCCCGTGCGGAAGTGATGCCAAGTCGCGTTGATTGGTGATGTTCTGTAGCCGCGCTGTGAGGCCGGGGAGCCACGGATTGGGGGCGTCCCGGCCGCACAACAGATTGCAAACGTGGATAGCACTGGGGAGCGAACCGGTGTTTTGGTTGTGCCCTCTCCCCTTGCGGGAGAGGGCCGTCGCGCTTCGCGGCGGGGTGAGGGGTTGCTCCCACACGCCGGGGCCACCCCTCACCCGGTTCGCAAAGCCTCACCGCCCTCTCCCGCAAGGGGAGAGGGCACAACCCAAGTACCGGCGCGCCCACGTTTGCAATCTGTTGACAGGGGCCGGCTACAGAAGAACGACTCTTCCATGCGATCTGCTCTCATCACCCGTGAACCGATCGCTCTACACTTCCACGTCCGGGCGCCTGACCACATTGTGTCCTTGCGCGGGCAAATTATGCGCACGCCCGAGTCGCTATACTTCACGAAGCGAAGACGCGAACGAATTTAAAACCGCCCGACCCGCTTGAAGGCGTTGGTCGCCTCGCTACTGCGTTTATCATCAACGACGACCGAGTTTGCTCAGCTCCGGACGCCCTCTCTCGTCCCGCAATGCAGCTCTCGACTGGTTCTTCTTTGTCACCTTCTGCACCCGGAGTGCCGTATGAACCGGCGGACCCGCCGCGCGTTTACGCTGATCGAGTTGTTGGTCGTGATTGCGATCATCGCGATCCTGATCGGGCTGCTACTCCCCGCCGTCCAAAAAGTGCGCGAAGCCGCAGCCCGGATGAAATGCACCAACAACCTGAAGCAACTCGGGTTGGGGCAGCACAACCACGAGTCGTCGTTCGGCTACTTCTCCGGTTCGCTGGACAAGAACCCGCCGGCCGAGCGGTCGTGGAGCATTCCGCTGCTCCCGTATGTGGAACAGCAGGCGCTGTTCAGCATGTACGACCAGACCCGCCCCTGGTTCGACCCGCCCGCGACGAGCAAGAACCAGGCGGTCATCTCGGCACAATTGTCCGTGATGATGTGCCCGTCGTCTCCCGTCCCCAATCGGCTCCAAACCGGGGTCACCGATAAGGGCAAGGCGTTCACCTGTTGGGCCGGCGATTACGCTTCCTGCCGACAAGTGAAAGCGGACATTGTCGCCGCGGGCATCGTCCCGGTGGCCGGCGACGGGTTGCTCGGCAAGGACGTGAACCGCAAGCCGCTCGAAGTGACCGACGGGCTGTCGAACACGATCATGTTCGGGGAGCGGGCCGGCGGACCGCAACCGTATGTCAACGGCAAGCCGAACACCGCGGTCGCGCCCGGCAGCGGGTACGGGTGGGGCGCGCGGGCCAACTACATCCAGTTGTCGGGGTACCTGAGCGACGGGGTGACCGCGCCCGGGCCGCGCGTCATGAACGCGAACAACGACGAGTTCTACAGCTTCCACACCGGTGGCGGGAATTTTTGCTTCGGCGACGGCTCGGTGCGGTTCGTCCGCGAGAGCGTTACGGCCCCGACGTTCGCCGCGCTCCTGACCGCGATGGCGGGCGAGGTCGTTGCGTCGAACGATTACTGACCCCGCGCCCACCTCGGATCTCAAGAGGGTTCACGAATGCGGTTCCGTTTCGGGCGAGCGGTCGTCCTCGCACTGATTGCCCTCGCACCATCGGCGTGCGAGAAGAAAGAAACCCGCGTACCGGTCTACCCGGTGAGCGGAAAGGTGCTCGTGGGGGGGAAACCGGTCGCGGGCGTGATGATCGTGCTGCACGCGGCCGACGGCACCCAACCGGCCCCGGCGAAGCCGAACGCGAAGACCGCGGCCGACGGGACGTTCCGCCTCTCGAGCTACGACCCGCAGGACGGCGCGCCCGCGGGCACTTACGCGGTCACGCTGTTCTGGTTCAAGAACAACCCGGACGACGACGGCTCGGCGGACCGGTTTAAGGGCAAGTACGCGAACCCGGAAAAGCCGGCTCGCACGGTGACGATCACGGCCGGTCCCAACGAACTGCCGGTCTTCGAGTTGACGCGCCCCGACGGAGCCACGGGATGAATCGCGCCGGTTCCACCTACCGTTCTCGAACGGGCGCGGCACGAAGTGAAATCGTCGTCGCGTTCGGGCTCGTTGTGGTCGTTGCGGGCCTCGTGCTCCCGACGGTTCAAGCGGCCCGCGCCGATGCCGCGCGGGTCCAGTGCCGGGACAATCTCCGGCAACTCGGGACCGGGTTCCTGGAGTTCGAGAAGGTGCAGAACGGGTTCCCCGCGCGCCGACTGAAGAACCCGAAGAGCGGGTGGGGCGCGGAACTCCTCCCGCACATCGGCCAAGCGGAACTCGCGAAGGCGTACAGCTTCCGCTACGACTGGTTCGACCCGGTCAACAAGGCCACGTCGGAAACGGTGGTGAAGGCGTTCGTGTGCCCCGCGTCGCCGAAGGACCGCGCGCTCACCTGCTCCGACGTCGCGTCCCCGGGGTCGCGCAACACCGATCGGACTACGAAGTTCTCGGCGAAGGGTGCGCCGTCCGACTTCGTGGCGGCGAACGGGTTCAAGGTGCCCGCCACCGGGTACGGGATCAACTGGCCGTACCCCACCGGCGCTGCAGACAACAACCAGCACCAGGCGATGATTGATGACGCGCACCTGCCGGTGAACAGGATCACCGACGGGTTGTCGTGTACGGTCCTCGTGATCGAGCAGGCCGGGCGCCCGCAGAAGTGGGTGAACGGCACGCGCGGGCGCGGGGCCGGCGATGACGAAGCCAACGGGAACGCGCGCGGGCTGTGGGCCGGGTACGGGGCCATTCCGTTCCACCCGGTCGATCGGGCCGATGGGACTTCGCCCGGTCGGGGAGACACCACCGATTGTGTGGTGAACTGCAACAACCAGCACAGCGTTTACGGCTTCCACGCCGGCGGGGCGCACGTGCTGTTCTGCGACGGGTCGGTACGGTTCGTGGGCGAGAATCTCGACGGTCGGACGTTCGCCCTCTTGGTCACTCGCGACGACGGCGAAGCGCTCGGCACGAACGATTACTGAAGGCCGGTGCGATCGGGAACAGATCGCCCGCCTTCTTCGAGGTGCGTCCGAAAGTGCGTTCTTCAGACCGGGCGCGTGTCCGGGGTGGAGCCCGGCGAGAGTAAGGGGGACTCGCCGCGAACCGCCCGGAACCGGTCCAGAGCGGACCGCAGTGTGGTCATGTCGACCGGCTTCACCAGGTGGAAGTGGAACCCGGCCAGCGCGGTCGCGGTGCGGTCTTCCCAGTCCCCCAGAGCGGTCGTTGCCACGAGCAGGAACATGCGGCGCCCCGCCAGCGCACGGGCACGAGCTGCGACCTCCAGGCCGTTCACCTCGGGCATGCTCAGATCGAGGAGCAGGACGTCCGGCACTTCTTCCGCGAGCGCTTTGAGTGCGGCGACCCCACCGTAGCAGATGCGTGTCTCGCACCCCAAAACCTCGGTGAGCGCCGCCAGTGCGTCGGCCGCGTCCACGTTATCGTCTACCACCATGACCCGGAGCGGGTGGTGCGGATCGTCTTCGAGCGCGCCAGATACGAAGGGTCCGTGAGCGTGCGCCGGCCACAATGCGCCGGTCGCCACCTGAAACACGGACCGGGCCGGATCGCGCAGCGCGATACGGTCCGATTCGGACGGCTGATCGTCTGGGGGCAGCATAGACGGACCCAGTTCCGTGCGGGCGACACACTTCCGTGCAATCTGATTGTAAGCGATTCGCGGGCCACAACGGAACGTTTTTGTACCCGCAGAGTCCGAGATCTCGAACTCGGACATTACTTAATCGGACTAATACCAGAGATGAGAATGTTCTGAATGGGGCAGGATTCGTCGCACATTTGCAGAAGGGAACCACAATTCATGTCATGGCGTAAAAGTGCGACGGTGCGCGAATTGCAGACGGGTTGGCCTCCAGTGTAATCCCGATTCCGATGGAGCGAAAGCCCAATGACCATCTCTCCGGACCCAACAGTGTTACTGGTGGACGATTCGTCGTCGGTCCGTGCCGCCCTGGGCGCGATGCTCACCCACCACGGCTACGTTCCGCGCCCGGCCCGTAACGGCGCACACGGAGTCGAGGTGTACCGGGCAACTGTGGGAGTAGTCGCTGCCATCTTGGACGTCCAAATGCCAGTTATGGACGGCCCGGCGACCTTTGACGCGCTCCGGGCACTCGATCCGAACTTGCCGTGCGTGTTCGTGAGCGGCGATACCGCGCCGTACACCGAGGCCGAACTACTGGCGCGCGGAGCATTTGCCGTATTGGGTAAGCCGGTCGATCTGGACCGACTCGGCATAATTTTGGCCGCGATCGCCCCGCGCGCCGTCCCTCCCGACACGGGCGCGTGAGGGCACGTTCCCACTTTTCTCAATTTTGATCCGAGCGCGCACCGGTTCGGGGACAATAGAACGCGAGTTGTGATGGCGCGGGTCCGCCGGTATCCTGCCGGAGGTCCCGCTCGACGTTCCGCTCGGAGGAGTTTCACAATGTTGACGTGCCTAACCCTCTCCCTGGTTCTTGCCGCCCCCGTACCGGCCGGCGAGACGCCCGCCCCGCTCGGCCCGGTCCCGCGCTTGCTCAGCGTGAAGCCGGACGCCGACGGCAAGATCACCGTACCCGTGGCCCGCGCCGAAAAGCAGCAGGGCGGGGTGGTCGTGATCGGAATCAACGGGAACCCGAACGGGGGACAGGCTCAACTCGAAATTCAGCAAGATGTGGCCAAGTCGGTCCCGCTGACCGAGGTGAAGGAACTGAAGGTGTACACCGCCGACGGGAAAGAAGTGACCGTGGCCGACGCGATGAAGAAGCTCGCGAAGGGCGGAACCGTGGTCGTTTCGGCCGACGGGAAGAAGATCGATTCGCGGCACCTCAAGTTGTTCCGGGACGACGTGCTCGTGTTCGTGTCCCCGGAGCTGGCCGGCCCCGGACCGAACGCGATGCCGGGCGGGAACTTCGCGGTTCCCAATCTCCAGTTCCAGATCGTGCCCGCGCTACCGGTCGTGCCCGCGGCCCCCGCCGTTCCGCCCGCGCCCGCGAAGTAAACGTCACACGAACGCGAACGGCCCGGGGAGTTGATCCCCGGCCCGCGTCATTTCTGGGTAAGTGTTTCTCAGCGCACCGAAGAAGTGCCCACCATCTACCGGGTCGTTTCGCCACGAACGGGCCGCGCGAACACGGCGGTGAACCGTGTGCGCCTCATTTCGGGACCGTCGTAGCGGGTTGAAAAGGCCGCGACCGCGCGGCAAGCAACCCTTTGTATCGATCAGCGCACAAAAGAACAAATTAATAGTGACGCTCGTATTCTTCACCGGAGCCATTCGATGGGAATCGGCAGCGCGAGCAACTCTCGACGCGACAGCGGCCGGCGCGCGGTCGCGTAGACGTTCGCGCCGTAGAACCGCACGGCTTCCGCATCGGGGGAGGTGTGGCCCCAAATCTGGCGCTTGTGAATCACGTCTCGAATGCGTGACGGAGGTGTAGGGCCGATCGGCGCCACGGTCACGAGTTCCCACTGCCCGTTGAGGAACAGGCACATCTGCGTCTTGTTCAGCACCACGCGACGCGGCGGTTCCGGCTCGCGGCGCTTGCGCGGAACGTATCGACTCGCGCGGAGCAAACCCGATTTCGGGCAGACGTACCACTGATAGCGGTAGTCACTCGTGCGCAGGGATTGGCCGTAATTGCGGTAGTGTGGTTGACCGCGGCACGGCTCGCCGTCGATCAGAATTACGTCCGCAACGACGTACTGGAATAGGTGCGTGATGATGTGCTTTTGAACGACGTTGCCGCGATCAACGAACTGGCAGATTTCCGAGTAGATTTTGTTCCACGGGCGCCCGACGTTCGTTTCGAGGAACCGGCGGAGCGGACCGAGGTGCTCGTTGAAAGATTTGGTCCCGTGTCCGTAACTGCTTTTGATGCCTTCGCGTTGGGGCGGGTCTTCGTACCTTTTTAGCTGCTTGCGGTAGCCCTTTCCGGGCCAACTCTCCGCGCGCCGGCGACCGAGGCGCGGGCGCTCGACCAACACTTTTCCCATGTCCGCCCGCATGACTCCTCCTTTTAGGGTCACACAAATGGACACCCATCACACTCCCGTGGTTCGGGCAATTCACGCTCGCTCCGTTTGGCGCCCGGCAGAAACGCGGGTCACGAAGCACGGCACGCGGCTCCGAAACCGCAACCCGAGCGACACCGCGGTGCGCGAATTGGTACCGTGGGGCGCCGCGGTCGTGTACCGGCCCTGCCGTACAACGCAAATATGTCACTTCCGCGGCCCGAGTCGCTCACCGAAAATATTGCGTAGAACTCCGCCCCCGGCGGGCACTACTCCTCTGACCCGACCGCGAGGCGCCCGTGACACCGCGATCCCTGTGTGCCGTACTGCGAACCCTCACCGATACCGGCCCGCCGGTGTCGAACGCGGAACTGCTGCGCCGGTTCCAAGCGAACGACGAACGGGCGTTCGCGGAACTGGTGAAGCGGTACGGGCGGCTGGTGTGGACCGTGTGCCGGAGCTTGACCCGCTCCGAGGCCGACGCCGACGACGCCTTCCAAGCCACGTTCCTCGTGCTGGTGGAAAACGCCAAGAAGGTCCGCGACGCGGGCAAACTCTCGGCCTGGCTGCACGGCGTGGCCTACAAGGTCTGCGCGAAGGCCCGGCGCTCGGCCGAACGACGGAGTTCGCGCGAGCGCGTCGTCGCGCCGCGGGAGGGCGCCGGTTCCGCCGTGCCGGATTCGGCGTGGGACCGGGCACTGGCGGCAGTCCACGAAGAGGTGGCCAAACTGCCCGAACCCCTCCGCGTCCCCTTCGTGCTCTGCTGTTTAGAGGGCACGGGCGTGACCGAAGCCGCCGAGCGCCTCGGCTGGAAGCTCGGCACGCTCTCGGGGCGGCTGACCCGCGCCAAGGACACCGTCCTCGCCCGGCTCGACAAACGGGGGCTGGCCCTCGGTGTCGTCGCGGCGGTCGGGGGCGCCACGGTGCCCGCGGAGGTCGCGGCGAAGGCCGAAGCACTGGCCCGGGTCGGGTTCACCGTTCCCGGTTCGATCCATCAACTATCTCAAGGAATAATCGGTATGAGCACGACGTCTGCAAAAATTCTGGTCGCCGCCGTCGTGGTGGCGTGCGGCCTGGGGTTGGGCGCCGGCAACGGTTGGGTGGGGCGCGCTAAGGCGCAACCGCCGGGAGTCATCGAGGAGCAACAGCGCATGCTGGAGGAACTCCAGCAGAGAGAGGCGGTGTATCGGAAATATGGGGCCAACCAGCGGTTCGAGGCGGAGAAAAAAGCGGACCCGGACACCTTCAAGACGGCCAAGAACGAGTACACCCTCGTCACCGTATCCGAGCTGTCCCCGGCGAAGTTCCGCGCGCTGTTGGAAGAGCGCGAGAAAGGCGGGTGGGAATACTGCGGCACCACGCCGCTGAGCCAACCGGAACGGCTGGTGTGGGTCTTCCGCCGACCGGTGAAGCAAGCGACCGTGACTTTCAGTAGCCGGGACGTTCCGAATGTGACGAACTGGCCGGCGGACCCGGCCAAGCCCTACACGCCCTCGAAACCGGGTACGAAGGACGTGACGAACTGGCCGACGGCTCCGGTCAAACCCTTCCCGCCCTCCAATCAGGGGCTGAAGTCAGAGGACGCGAAGGCCATTGAAGCGGAACTCGCCCGACTGACAGCGAAACTGGCGGAGATCAAGAAAGCCGAATCCGCCAAGCCGCTCGAAGTCAAGTTCGACAAAGCGAG
The Gemmata palustris DNA segment above includes these coding regions:
- a CDS encoding response regulator encodes the protein MTISPDPTVLLVDDSSSVRAALGAMLTHHGYVPRPARNGAHGVEVYRATVGVVAAILDVQMPVMDGPATFDALRALDPNLPCVFVSGDTAPYTEAELLARGAFAVLGKPVDLDRLGIILAAIAPRAVPPDTGA
- a CDS encoding RNA polymerase sigma factor: MTPRSLCAVLRTLTDTGPPVSNAELLRRFQANDERAFAELVKRYGRLVWTVCRSLTRSEADADDAFQATFLVLVENAKKVRDAGKLSAWLHGVAYKVCAKARRSAERRSSRERVVAPREGAGSAVPDSAWDRALAAVHEEVAKLPEPLRVPFVLCCLEGTGVTEAAERLGWKLGTLSGRLTRAKDTVLARLDKRGLALGVVAAVGGATVPAEVAAKAEALARVGFTVPGSIHQLSQGIIGMSTTSAKILVAAVVVACGLGLGAGNGWVGRAKAQPPGVIEEQQRMLEELQQREAVYRKYGANQRFEAEKKADPDTFKTAKNEYTLVTVSELSPAKFRALLEEREKGGWEYCGTTPLSQPERLVWVFRRPVKQATVTFSSRDVPNVTNWPADPAKPYTPSKPGTKDVTNWPTAPVKPFPPSNQGLKSEDAKAIEAELARLTAKLAEIKKAESAKPLEVKFDKASSPLDPGVLASVLADLGQKKFGRGGKFNVANVNGVVTVFGDKDVIDWATGVVKALAK
- a CDS encoding DUF1559 family PulG-like putative transporter — encoded protein: MNRAGSTYRSRTGAARSEIVVAFGLVVVVAGLVLPTVQAARADAARVQCRDNLRQLGTGFLEFEKVQNGFPARRLKNPKSGWGAELLPHIGQAELAKAYSFRYDWFDPVNKATSETVVKAFVCPASPKDRALTCSDVASPGSRNTDRTTKFSAKGAPSDFVAANGFKVPATGYGINWPYPTGAADNNQHQAMIDDAHLPVNRITDGLSCTVLVIEQAGRPQKWVNGTRGRGAGDDEANGNARGLWAGYGAIPFHPVDRADGTSPGRGDTTDCVVNCNNQHSVYGFHAGGAHVLFCDGSVRFVGENLDGRTFALLVTRDDGEALGTNDY
- a CDS encoding response regulator yields the protein MLPPDDQPSESDRIALRDPARSVFQVATGALWPAHAHGPFVSGALEDDPHHPLRVMVVDDNVDAADALAALTEVLGCETRICYGGVAALKALAEEVPDVLLLDLSMPEVNGLEVAARARALAGRRMFLLVATTALGDWEDRTATALAGFHFHLVKPVDMTTLRSALDRFRAVRGESPLLSPGSTPDTRPV